The Bacteroidota bacterium genome includes a region encoding these proteins:
- a CDS encoding VOC family protein has product MNPVVHFEFPAEDRKRISKFYASAFGWKTEQLGPEMGNYVTASTCETKKTGSPKELGMINGGFYTKDDNQPEVYPSVVIAVADINKAMKKIEKAGGEIIGDPMEIQGIGMMVSFYDSEGNRNSIMEPIMK; this is encoded by the coding sequence ATGAACCCTGTTGTGCATTTTGAATTTCCGGCGGAGGACAGAAAAAGAATATCAAAATTTTATGCTTCTGCCTTTGGATGGAAAACAGAACAATTAGGACCGGAGATGGGAAATTATGTAACTGCAAGCACTTGCGAAACAAAAAAAACAGGCTCTCCAAAAGAACTCGGTATGATAAACGGTGGTTTCTATACCAAAGATGATAATCAGCCTGAAGTTTATCCATCGGTAGTAATAGCAGTTGCCGACATTAATAAAGCAATGAAAAAAATTGAAAAGGCCGGTGGAGAAATAATTGGAGATCCAATGGAAATTCAGGGAATAGGAATGATGGTATCATTTTATGATTCTGAAGGCAACAGAAATAGTATAATGGAACCTATCATGAAATGA
- a CDS encoding SRPBCC domain-containing protein produces MNKNLLYEFTIDKENKTIYIKREFDAALPLIWNAFTKSEMLDQWWAPKPWKAKTKTMDFKPGGYWLYAMVGPNNEEHWSTLNYSFVKDQNKFIGQTAFTDEEGNINKEMPQSTWEVNFTTKGDATLVEFMISYNELSHLEKIIEMGFKGGITMTMNHLDEILPSLE; encoded by the coding sequence ATGAATAAGAATTTGTTGTACGAGTTTACAATTGATAAAGAAAATAAAACCATCTATATCAAAAGAGAATTTGACGCAGCGCTTCCTTTAATTTGGAATGCATTTACTAAAAGTGAGATGTTAGACCAATGGTGGGCACCCAAACCTTGGAAGGCCAAAACAAAAACCATGGATTTTAAACCGGGTGGATATTGGCTCTACGCCATGGTAGGCCCAAATAATGAAGAACATTGGAGCACTTTAAATTATTCCTTTGTTAAAGATCAAAATAAGTTTATTGGCCAGACCGCCTTCACAGATGAGGAAGGGAATATAAACAAGGAAATGCCTCAATCAACATGGGAAGTTAACTTTACAACTAAGGGTGATGCAACGCTTGTGGAATTTATGATTTCTTATAATGAACTCTCTCACTTGGAAAAAATAATCGAAATGGGTTTTAAAGGGGGCATCACAATGACAATGAACCACTTGGATGAAATATTACCTTCTTTGGAATAA
- a CDS encoding YdeI/OmpD-associated family protein has protein sequence MNPKTDFYFNKNNKWQEEINKLRMILLDCELTEELKWGVPCYTYKKSNIVLIHVFKEYCALLFFKGVLLKDTKGILIQQTENVQSARQIRFTDLKQIVKLERTIKTYVYEAIEIETAGLKVPMKKTKEYDIPEEFQIKLKKSSALKEAFYALTPGRQRGYLLYFSSAKLAKTREDRIEKYSKQILAGKGLED, from the coding sequence ATGAATCCAAAAACCGATTTTTACTTCAATAAAAATAACAAATGGCAGGAAGAGATCAATAAACTGCGAATGATACTTCTCGACTGTGAACTAACGGAAGAATTAAAATGGGGTGTTCCTTGTTATACTTATAAAAAAAGTAATATCGTTTTAATTCACGTATTTAAAGAATATTGCGCTCTTTTATTTTTTAAGGGTGTTCTATTAAAAGATACCAAAGGCATACTGATCCAACAAACGGAAAATGTGCAATCTGCGCGACAAATCAGGTTTACGGATCTAAAACAAATTGTCAAACTGGAACGCACCATAAAAACATATGTATATGAGGCAATAGAAATAGAAACTGCCGGTTTAAAAGTGCCAATGAAAAAGACAAAGGAATATGATATTCCGGAAGAGTTTCAAATTAAATTAAAAAAATCATCTGCATTAAAGGAAGCATTTTATGCACTTACACCCGGCAGACAAAGGGGCTACCTGCTTTACTTCTCCTCGGCGAAGTTAGCCAAAACAAGAGAGGATCGGATTGAAAAATATTCCAAACAAATTTTAGCAGGAAAAGGATTGGAGGATTAA
- a CDS encoding AraC family transcriptional regulator: MGNVSIIEFYKEIFGDSAYQLENFLESHGSNNLGHFNVFDTAKFYYSGNKKSDMTYNRRLYYKISLIKGKNLVEYAGKTVLIGKQGILFATPKIPYRYTPQTKEQSGFFCVFTKEFLSKSKTGLVIDELPIFQSTSDFVYQLDDKQYREMELIFKKMDTELSSDYVYKYDLLRNYVMELVLIGQKLQPMESVDSSTNAASRISSLFIELLERQFPIENIAQVIQLKAPVDFAKTLGVHINHLNKVLKETTGKSTIEIINGRIAEEAKILLKQTQWNVSEIAFTLGFDEVAHFSNFFKKQTHLSPLKFRN, encoded by the coding sequence ATGGGAAATGTTAGCATAATAGAATTTTATAAGGAAATTTTTGGCGATAGTGCATATCAGCTGGAAAACTTTTTGGAAAGCCATGGCTCAAATAACTTGGGGCATTTTAATGTATTTGATACTGCCAAGTTTTATTATAGTGGTAATAAAAAGTCAGATATGACCTACAACCGAAGATTGTATTACAAAATAAGTTTGATCAAAGGTAAAAATCTAGTGGAGTATGCCGGCAAAACAGTATTAATAGGTAAACAAGGTATTTTGTTTGCCACACCAAAAATTCCTTATCGATATACCCCACAAACCAAGGAGCAATCTGGTTTTTTCTGTGTGTTTACTAAGGAATTTTTGTCGAAATCGAAAACGGGTTTAGTAATTGATGAGTTACCGATATTTCAATCGACCAGCGATTTTGTATATCAGTTAGATGATAAACAATACCGTGAAATGGAACTGATATTTAAGAAAATGGATACAGAATTGTCATCTGACTATGTATATAAATATGATCTGTTACGAAATTATGTGATGGAACTTGTACTTATAGGACAGAAATTACAGCCGATGGAAAGTGTAGATTCCTCTACCAATGCAGCAAGTAGAATTTCTTCTTTGTTTATAGAATTATTGGAAAGACAATTCCCAATAGAAAATATTGCTCAGGTGATCCAACTCAAAGCTCCGGTTGATTTCGCCAAAACATTAGGTGTTCATATCAATCACCTTAATAAAGTGCTGAAAGAAACAACCGGCAAAAGCACCATCGAAATTATTAATGGCAGAATTGCTGAAGAAGCAAAAATATTGCTGAAACAAACGCAATGGAATGTTTCGGAAATTGCTTTTACTTTAGGTTTTGATGAAGTTGCCCATTTTTCTAATTTTTTCAAAAAGCAGACACACCTTTCTCCATTAAAGTTTCGTAATTGA
- the arr gene encoding NAD(+)--rifampin ADP-ribosyltransferase: MEFDPRNNIVKLCIHGLEMEEKGNQEEAGKLFFQAFNEASSDFEKYLAAHFVARHQSNVHDKLKWTETALEFVLKINDDSVSGALHSLYLNLSRYYEALKDPVNAKRNYELAISYKEKITDIGPFYHGTKADMQIGDLLTPGGISNYKSDLKMNHIYFTALVNGAGLAAALANGDGTERVYIVEPTGSFENDPNVTDKKFPGNPSRSYRTMSPLKIVGEVTEWFRQTPEQIQKWREKLANNQGEIIN, translated from the coding sequence ATGGAATTCGACCCAAGAAATAATATTGTTAAACTCTGCATTCACGGATTGGAGATGGAGGAAAAGGGCAATCAGGAAGAAGCAGGTAAATTATTTTTCCAAGCCTTTAACGAGGCGTCCTCAGATTTCGAAAAATATCTGGCTGCACATTTTGTGGCCCGCCACCAATCAAATGTTCATGACAAACTAAAATGGACCGAAACTGCCCTGGAGTTTGTTTTAAAAATAAATGACGATTCCGTTTCCGGTGCACTGCACTCTTTATATCTCAACCTTTCCAGGTATTATGAAGCATTAAAAGATCCTGTTAACGCAAAAAGGAATTATGAACTGGCAATTTCTTATAAGGAAAAAATAACGGATATCGGCCCCTTTTATCACGGAACAAAAGCAGATATGCAAATTGGGGATTTACTTACACCGGGAGGAATTTCTAATTATAAATCAGACCTAAAGATGAATCACATTTATTTTACCGCCTTGGTAAATGGTGCCGGGCTAGCCGCTGCATTGGCAAACGGTGATGGAACAGAACGGGTTTATATAGTTGAACCGACGGGGAGTTTTGAAAATGATCCCAATGTGACAGATAAGAAATTTCCCGGAAACCCGTCTCGATCTTATCGCACAATGTCACCATTAAAAATTGTTGGTGAAGTAACCGAGTGGTTTCGCCAAACCCCAGAACAAATCCAAAAATGGCGTGAAAAATTGGCAAATAACCAGGGAGAAATTATTAATTAA
- a CDS encoding aldo/keto reductase codes for MINSTILGNSTIKVNRIGLGCMGMSEFYGSFNEAESINTLHKAIDLGVNFFDTADMYGSGANERLIGKAFKGRWEAVVLATKFGVMRGPKGEWLGLNGKPEYIMKACNQSLLNLGTDSIDLYYMHRQDPNVEIEEIVGAMSDLVKQGKVKCLGLSEADPETLRRAHKIHPITALQTEYSLWSREPEQELFEVCKELGITFVAYSPLGRGFLTGAIKSRADMEDGDFRLSNPRFTDAAIKENIQFVKVVDQLARDKGVTKAQIALSWILSQNNEITAIPGTRKIHRLEENLGALKVELTQADLDIIEASIPKITVGTRY; via the coding sequence ATGATTAATTCAACCATCTTAGGGAACAGTACAATTAAAGTGAACCGCATAGGTCTGGGCTGTATGGGTATGTCGGAGTTTTATGGGTCTTTTAATGAAGCGGAATCAATTAATACTCTGCATAAAGCAATTGATCTTGGTGTTAATTTTTTTGACACAGCCGACATGTATGGGAGTGGTGCAAATGAGAGGTTAATTGGAAAAGCTTTTAAAGGTAGATGGGAAGCTGTTGTTTTGGCAACTAAATTCGGTGTGATGAGAGGACCAAAAGGAGAATGGCTTGGACTCAATGGCAAACCGGAATATATTATGAAGGCTTGCAATCAAAGTTTATTAAATTTAGGTACCGACTCTATTGATTTGTATTATATGCATCGCCAGGATCCGAATGTAGAGATTGAGGAGATAGTTGGTGCAATGTCTGATTTGGTCAAACAAGGGAAAGTGAAATGTTTAGGATTGTCTGAAGCTGATCCTGAAACTTTAAGAAGAGCTCACAAAATACATCCGATAACGGCTCTTCAAACGGAATATTCCTTATGGAGTCGTGAACCGGAGCAAGAACTTTTTGAAGTTTGTAAAGAGCTCGGAATCACTTTTGTAGCATACAGTCCTTTGGGTCGTGGTTTTTTAACGGGGGCGATTAAAAGTCGTGCAGATATGGAGGATGGTGATTTTAGGTTAAGCAATCCCAGATTTACTGATGCGGCTATTAAAGAAAATATCCAATTTGTAAAGGTTGTAGACCAATTGGCAAGAGACAAAGGAGTAACTAAAGCGCAAATAGCCTTATCCTGGATTTTAAGTCAAAATAATGAGATAACAGCCATTCCCGGTACTAGAAAAATTCATAGACTGGAGGAGAATTTAGGTGCATTAAAGGTGGAATTAACGCAAGCTGATCTTGATATTATTGAGGCCTCTATACCTAAAATAACTGTTGGAACTCGGTACTGA
- a CDS encoding PhnA domain-containing protein: MNKELNDRCFGTCELCGKLPAVHEYTVSPANGDNIEDQVAICDICLTSITENNNGNYWRCLEGSIWNPEPSVQALSYRILQKYKGEEWADGILNSVDLDEKTEKWAMSIFEVAPVHKDAFGNTLENGDNVVLTQALNVKGTSFSAAKGTIVKKIKLVSDNTEQIEGKINEQTIVILCKFVKKG, encoded by the coding sequence ATGAATAAAGAATTGAATGACCGTTGTTTTGGAACCTGTGAATTGTGCGGTAAACTACCTGCGGTTCATGAATATACAGTAAGCCCTGCAAACGGCGATAACATTGAAGACCAGGTTGCAATCTGTGATATTTGTTTAACATCGATAACGGAAAATAATAACGGCAATTATTGGCGATGCCTTGAAGGAAGCATCTGGAATCCCGAACCAAGTGTTCAGGCCTTGAGTTATAGAATTCTGCAGAAATACAAAGGGGAGGAGTGGGCTGATGGAATTTTGAATTCTGTTGATTTGGATGAAAAGACGGAGAAATGGGCAATGAGTATTTTTGAAGTGGCACCTGTGCACAAAGATGCTTTTGGTAATACGCTTGAAAATGGCGATAACGTTGTTTTAACCCAGGCATTAAATGTAAAGGGAACGAGTTTTTCAGCTGCAAAAGGAACGATAGTAAAAAAGATAAAATTAGTATCTGATAATACAGAGCAAATAGAAGGTAAAATAAATGAACAAACAATTGTGATACTTTGTAAGTTTGTAAAGAAGGGATAG
- a CDS encoding T9SS type A sorting domain-containing protein — MKIQFYLLITFSLLVFKIQAQIISDIDGNAYNTITIGSQVWMQENLRTTHLNNGQEIPTTTLTVNNDSTSIYHWAYDDDPVNINTYGRLYTWFTVNTNTLCPLGWHVPDYDEWIILSNFLGGDSIAGAKMKEVGTEHWTSTDVSVNNISNFTGLPGGFRGNPNGFINLNTLGSFWSATLWSSDTFPRGYIFNLKSTNSILEESIAVGNCGLSVRCMKDLTTDINNFHPKEIINIFPNPTTDKLNINFEKPGEKLVSIYDITGILIFEIKLTKSNNILDLSFLSHGIYIIKIAGDGINVTKKMIKE, encoded by the coding sequence ATGAAAATACAATTTTACTTACTTATTACATTTTCTTTATTGGTTTTTAAAATTCAAGCCCAAATCATTTCCGACATCGATGGAAACGCTTATAATACAATAACAATTGGTTCGCAGGTGTGGATGCAGGAGAATTTAAGAACCACCCATTTAAATAACGGTCAGGAAATACCAACAACAACACTCACAGTCAATAACGATTCCACCTCAATTTATCACTGGGCATATGATGATGATCCCGTGAATATTAATACCTATGGAAGATTATATACATGGTTTACAGTGAATACAAATACTCTGTGTCCCCTTGGCTGGCATGTTCCTGATTATGATGAATGGATAATACTAAGTAATTTTTTAGGAGGAGATTCTATTGCCGGTGCAAAAATGAAAGAAGTTGGCACAGAACATTGGACAAGCACTGATGTTTCGGTAAATAATATAAGTAATTTTACCGGTCTCCCGGGTGGATTCCGAGGGAATCCAAATGGGTTTATTAATTTAAATACTTTAGGCAGTTTTTGGAGCGCAACGCTTTGGTCATCTGATACTTTTCCTAGAGGATACATTTTTAATTTAAAGTCAACAAACTCAATTTTAGAGGAATCTATCGCTGTTGGAAATTGCGGATTGTCCGTTCGTTGTATGAAGGATCTTACAACAGATATTAATAACTTTCATCCCAAAGAAATTATAAATATCTTCCCCAACCCAACAACCGACAAATTAAATATTAACTTTGAAAAACCGGGAGAAAAATTAGTTTCCATTTATGATATTACCGGAATTTTAATATTCGAAATCAAATTGACAAAATCAAATAATATTTTGGATCTTAGTTTCCTGTCGCACGGAATTTACATCATAAAAATAGCAGGCGATGGGATTAATGTTACGAAGAAAATGATCAAGGAGTAA
- a CDS encoding DoxX family protein, whose protein sequence is MSKRNKIIYWIATLWLSLGMMSTGIVQLLKVDSEIEFILNMGYPVYFLTIIGIWKILGVITVLLPKFPLIKEWAYAGFFFCMSGAIFSHLALNHTFKEIAPPLLLLTLTVISWFFRPESRKIMVKNVE, encoded by the coding sequence ATGTCAAAAAGAAATAAAATAATCTATTGGATAGCAACCCTCTGGCTCTCATTGGGAATGATGTCAACAGGAATAGTACAATTATTAAAAGTAGATTCTGAGATAGAATTTATATTGAATATGGGTTATCCTGTATATTTTTTAACCATTATCGGTATTTGGAAAATATTGGGTGTGATAACAGTTCTTTTACCAAAATTTCCATTGATAAAAGAATGGGCGTATGCAGGTTTTTTCTTTTGTATGTCGGGTGCTATATTTTCGCATTTAGCATTAAACCATACTTTCAAAGAAATTGCCCCTCCCCTGTTATTGCTAACGCTTACTGTTATTTCGTGGTTTTTCAGACCCGAAAGCAGAAAAATAATGGTCAAGAATGTTGAATAA
- a CDS encoding DUF1801 domain-containing protein, translated as MAEKKSKLAVIKTTENSASVEDFLNNVKDEQMRKDSFVILEMMKKATGEEPKMWGSSMIGFGNKRYKSPATGREVDWMIIGFSPRKSNLSLHLTMNVNKQAPDLKKLGKHKTGVGCLYINKLDDVDLKVLKGIINASLEKK; from the coding sequence ATGGCAGAAAAAAAATCTAAACTGGCAGTTATAAAAACCACTGAAAACTCAGCCAGCGTTGAAGACTTTTTAAACAATGTGAAAGATGAACAAATGCGAAAGGATAGCTTTGTAATTCTGGAAATGATGAAAAAAGCAACCGGAGAAGAACCAAAAATGTGGGGCAGTTCCATGATAGGCTTTGGTAATAAACGATATAAAAGTCCCGCAACCGGAAGAGAAGTGGATTGGATGATCATTGGATTCTCTCCACGCAAGTCAAATCTTTCTCTACACCTTACCATGAATGTTAATAAGCAGGCGCCCGACCTTAAAAAACTCGGAAAACATAAAACCGGTGTTGGTTGCTTATATATAAATAAACTGGACGATGTGGATCTGAAAGTACTTAAAGGAATAATTAATGCATCGTTGGAAAAGAAATAA
- a CDS encoding DUF4256 domain-containing protein — MKKLTNIKKKISSTQSDELLQTLKTRFNKNMQRHKGLDWDKVQTKLESNNEKMWSLFQMEETGGEPDVVDHDKKTGEYIFYDCSPESPKGRRSICYDHEALESRKEHKPADSAKEMANDMGIEVLNEEEYKYLQQLGNFDTKTSSWIITPANIRKLGGALFGDYRYGTVFIYHNGAESYYAARGFRGSLRV, encoded by the coding sequence ATGAAAAAGTTAACTAATATAAAAAAGAAAATTTCATCGACACAAAGTGATGAACTTCTGCAAACTTTGAAAACGCGTTTTAATAAAAATATGCAAAGGCATAAGGGATTGGATTGGGATAAAGTGCAAACAAAACTGGAATCCAACAATGAAAAAATGTGGTCTTTGTTTCAAATGGAAGAAACAGGTGGCGAACCGGATGTTGTTGATCACGACAAAAAAACAGGAGAATATATTTTTTATGATTGTTCTCCTGAAAGTCCTAAGGGGCGCAGGAGCATTTGTTACGACCATGAGGCATTGGAATCTCGAAAAGAACATAAACCTGCTGATAGCGCAAAAGAAATGGCGAATGACATGGGAATAGAGGTATTAAATGAGGAAGAATATAAATACCTGCAACAATTGGGAAATTTTGATACTAAAACATCGAGCTGGATAATAACACCTGCAAATATCCGAAAGCTAGGTGGTGCTCTTTTCGGTGATTACCGTTATGGAACGGTTTTTATTTATCACAATGGCGCAGAATCCTATTATGCGGCAAGAGGTTTCCGCGGATCTTTACGAGTTTAA
- a CDS encoding SRPBCC domain-containing protein, which produces MLKINTEILINSPVSLVWKHLSTTALVQKWIGEPEMNIQIITDWEVGSPIIIKGFHHINFINQGTILKFEPNKILQYNQLDSISNLPDMEENYSILTFQLSSINDQTLLQIDIENFPTETIYKHLNLYWRTTIELIKHIIEND; this is translated from the coding sequence ATGCTTAAAATTAATACTGAGATCCTGATCAATTCACCTGTATCCCTTGTCTGGAAACATCTTTCCACTACTGCTCTTGTGCAAAAATGGATAGGAGAACCGGAAATGAATATACAAATTATCACCGATTGGGAAGTAGGATCTCCAATTATTATTAAAGGATTTCATCATATTAATTTCATCAACCAAGGAACGATTCTGAAATTTGAACCAAATAAAATATTACAGTATAACCAATTAGATTCCATTTCGAATCTCCCCGATATGGAGGAAAACTATTCCATATTAACTTTTCAATTGTCGTCAATTAATGATCAAACATTGTTACAAATAGATATTGAAAATTTTCCGACCGAAACAATTTATAAACATTTGAATCTTTACTGGAGAACCACAATTGAATTAATAAAACATATTATAGAAAACGATTAG
- a CDS encoding GyrI-like domain-containing protein, with amino-acid sequence MQPRIEILNEKKLIGKHISMSLAVNKTAELWKSFMPRRAEITNNISNNLISMQIYSPNYFVEFSPTNEFEKWATIEVTNFDNVPGDLETIILHGGLYAIFDYKGLNTDSSIFQYIFGTWLPNSMYLLDDRPHFEVLGEKYKNADPNSEEEIWIPIRHK; translated from the coding sequence ATGCAACCAAGAATAGAAATCCTGAACGAAAAAAAGTTAATCGGCAAACATATCTCCATGAGTTTAGCCGTAAACAAAACTGCTGAACTTTGGAAAAGTTTTATGCCAAGACGAGCAGAAATAACGAATAACATTTCCAACAACTTAATTTCCATGCAGATTTATTCCCCAAACTATTTTGTAGAATTCAGTCCGACAAACGAATTTGAAAAATGGGCTACAATTGAAGTGACAAATTTTGATAACGTTCCAGGTGATTTGGAAACGATCATTTTACATGGTGGTTTATATGCAATATTCGATTACAAAGGTTTGAATACTGACAGTAGCATTTTTCAATACATCTTTGGAACCTGGCTTCCGAATTCCATGTATTTGCTTGACGACAGACCACATTTTGAAGTATTAGGAGAAAAATATAAAAATGCAGACCCAAACTCTGAAGAAGAAATATGGATACCAATTCGACATAAATGA
- a CDS encoding pentapeptide repeat-containing protein, which produces MEKTYTEEKTFKKFDFKNNPLTNGEYDNCKFVDCDFSDVDLSYCKFTDCEFSGCNLSLIKMVKTAFQDVKFRDCKMLGLHFDSCNEFGLSFSFENCILNLSSFYKTKIKKTSFKNTQLQEVDFTECDLSDSLFDNCDLMRANFDNTNIEKADLRTSYNYSIDPEINRIKKAKFSIHGISGLLEKYDLLIDNTI; this is translated from the coding sequence ATGGAAAAAACATATACTGAAGAGAAAACGTTTAAAAAGTTTGATTTTAAAAACAATCCATTAACCAATGGGGAATATGATAATTGCAAATTTGTAGATTGCGATTTTTCGGATGTCGATCTTTCCTATTGCAAATTTACCGATTGCGAGTTTTCAGGCTGTAATTTAAGTTTGATCAAAATGGTAAAAACTGCATTTCAAGATGTAAAATTTCGAGATTGTAAAATGTTGGGACTTCATTTTGATAGTTGTAATGAATTTGGATTGTCGTTCAGTTTCGAAAATTGTATTTTAAATCTATCATCATTTTATAAAACGAAAATCAAAAAAACATCTTTCAAAAATACACAGTTACAGGAAGTGGATTTCACAGAATGCGACCTTTCAGATTCGCTATTTGACAATTGCGACCTTATGCGAGCAAATTTTGACAATACTAATATAGAAAAAGCAGATCTTCGCACTTCCTATAATTATTCTATAGACCCCGAAATTAACAGGATTAAGAAGGCTAAATTTTCTATTCATGGAATTTCCGGACTTTTAGAAAAATATGATTTACTAATTGATAACACAATTTAA
- the tnpA gene encoding IS200/IS605 family transposase, whose protein sequence is MAGTFSQIYIQTIFAVQHRNALISSDWEEELYKYITGIVQEKKQKMIAINGMPDHIHLLIGMKPSCCLSDLIREIKKSSNDFIKDKKFSKYKFQWQEGYGAFSYSHSSLDTVIKYILNQKEHHKKITFKDEYIGFLNKYKIEHKPEYLFDWIG, encoded by the coding sequence ATGGCTGGTACATTTTCACAAATCTACATTCAAACAATATTTGCAGTGCAACACAGAAATGCATTGATCTCATCAGATTGGGAGGAAGAATTATATAAATATATCACTGGGATTGTTCAAGAGAAAAAGCAAAAAATGATCGCTATTAATGGTATGCCTGATCATATTCATCTTTTAATTGGGATGAAACCATCCTGTTGTTTATCCGATCTGATCAGGGAAATTAAAAAATCATCAAACGATTTTATAAAAGATAAAAAATTTAGTAAATATAAATTCCAATGGCAAGAAGGTTATGGCGCCTTTTCATACAGTCATTCGAGTTTAGATACGGTAATAAAGTATATTTTAAACCAAAAGGAACATCATAAAAAAATAACGTTTAAAGATGAATATATCGGTTTTTTAAACAAATATAAAATAGAGCACAAACCGGAATATTTATTTGATTGGATAGGATAA
- a CDS encoding winged helix-turn-helix transcriptional regulator encodes MNIRRDIFQAIADPTRRAILLLLATQAMSAGAIASNFDTARPTVSKHLQILTECELLAQVPNGREIYYHLNIQKMKELAEFIEPFRKIWDDRFNKLESVMQQYKTKK; translated from the coding sequence ATGAATATCAGACGCGACATTTTTCAAGCCATTGCTGACCCCACCAGGAGAGCGATCTTACTGCTACTAGCCACTCAAGCCATGTCTGCGGGAGCAATTGCATCCAATTTTGACACTGCCCGGCCTACAGTTTCTAAACATTTACAGATACTTACGGAATGCGAGTTATTGGCCCAGGTGCCAAACGGAAGAGAAATTTATTACCATTTAAACATACAAAAAATGAAAGAATTAGCAGAATTTATTGAACCATTTCGCAAAATATGGGACGACCGCTTTAATAAATTGGAGTCCGTAATGCAACAATATAAAACCAAAAAATAA
- a CDS encoding SRPBCC domain-containing protein: MERKTKIDAEEGKQDLTITREFDLPVELLYKAYAEAEIVAQWMGTKVLKLENKQHGSYQFETSDNHGNVVFQANGVIHEVEENKKITRTFKMENTPFDVQLEFLEFEKLTEEKSKLTMLIVYRSVSLRNQMLALPFAQGLNMAHNKLQDIANKLK, from the coding sequence ATGGAACGTAAAACAAAAATTGATGCCGAAGAAGGCAAGCAGGATCTAACAATTACCAGAGAATTTGATCTCCCGGTAGAATTATTATACAAAGCATATGCTGAAGCCGAAATTGTTGCACAATGGATGGGCACAAAAGTATTGAAACTGGAAAATAAACAACATGGTTCCTATCAATTTGAAACATCCGATAATCATGGAAATGTAGTGTTTCAGGCAAATGGAGTAATCCATGAAGTGGAAGAGAATAAAAAGATAACCCGAACATTTAAAATGGAAAACACCCCATTTGATGTGCAGTTAGAATTTTTGGAATTTGAAAAATTGACGGAAGAAAAAAGTAAACTAACTATGCTTATAGTGTATAGATCAGTTTCACTCAGAAATCAAATGTTGGCTTTGCCATTTGCACAAGGTTTAAATATGGCACATAATAAATTACAAGATATCGCTAACAAATTAAAATAA